One Sphingobacteruim zhuxiongii DNA window includes the following coding sequences:
- a CDS encoding lysozyme, which produces MRTGEKGIALIKSFEGFYSKPYKDPIGIPTIGYGFTYYLPDRRKVTMQDRPLTEHQATCMLQEILKGYESDVLRLVKKSLTQNQFDALVSFTFNLGGANLSKSTLLRKVNANPNDPTIASEFVKWNKAGGKVLNGLTRRRKAEAELYFSK; this is translated from the coding sequence ATGAGAACAGGAGAAAAGGGAATAGCGCTTATTAAAAGCTTCGAGGGATTCTACTCAAAGCCGTACAAAGATCCAATAGGCATTCCGACGATTGGATACGGATTTACATATTACTTACCGGATAGACGCAAGGTCACCATGCAAGATAGACCATTAACTGAACATCAGGCTACCTGTATGCTGCAGGAGATTTTGAAAGGATATGAGAGCGATGTGCTACGGTTGGTTAAAAAATCACTGACGCAAAATCAGTTCGACGCGCTAGTAAGCTTCACTTTCAATTTGGGCGGGGCGAATCTCAGCAAATCGACGCTGTTACGTAAGGTGAATGCAAACCCAAACGATCCAACTATCGCAAGTGAGTTTGTAAAGTGGAATAAAGCAGGCGGCAAGGTTTTAAACGGACTGACACGCAGAAGAAAGGCAGAAGCAGAGTTGTATTTCAGTAAGTAA
- a CDS encoding fatty acid desaturase family protein, with amino-acid sequence MNTVVKFNNVNALFSKSLKQKVNNYFQEESINKTGNGLLIVKAIILLSSLFLIYSILIFVQPHWIVSVVLCLLLGVNLAAIGFNIMHDAGHNSFSENKAINTILSYSLNLLGGNIFLWKLKHNIAHHTYTNIDGEDHDIEIKFMRIHHDQPLKEHHRYQHLYFIFLYSISYLAWIFYQDYEKYFRQRLSISSEKFNFPINERIIFWISKIIHFTLFVVIPIIFVGWIPTLVGLCLTSIVCGICLATVFQLAHVVDETEFKTLVDERVEAQWMIHQLQSTANFATDSPVLTWLLGGLNFQVEHHLFPKVSHIHYPKINEIVKATCLEYNVKYNEYPTFYAAFQSHIKVIKAMSK; translated from the coding sequence ATGAATACCGTAGTAAAGTTTAACAATGTCAATGCATTGTTTTCGAAATCATTGAAACAAAAGGTCAACAATTATTTCCAAGAAGAGTCGATTAATAAAACAGGTAATGGACTATTAATCGTAAAGGCAATCATCCTTCTCTCTTCTTTATTCCTAATCTATTCAATTCTTATATTCGTTCAACCACATTGGATAGTCAGTGTTGTGTTATGCCTTCTATTAGGGGTTAATTTAGCCGCTATTGGATTCAATATTATGCATGATGCTGGACATAATTCGTTTTCAGAGAATAAGGCAATAAATACGATCCTTTCCTATTCTTTAAATTTGCTTGGCGGGAATATCTTTTTGTGGAAGTTGAAGCATAATATAGCGCATCATACATACACCAATATCGATGGTGAGGATCACGATATTGAGATAAAATTCATGAGAATTCACCATGACCAACCGCTAAAAGAACATCACAGATATCAACATCTGTATTTTATATTTCTTTATTCGATTTCATATTTGGCGTGGATCTTTTATCAAGATTATGAAAAATATTTTAGACAGAGGTTGAGCATATCATCAGAAAAATTTAACTTTCCAATCAATGAAAGAATAATTTTTTGGATTAGCAAAATTATTCACTTCACGTTGTTCGTCGTGATCCCCATCATCTTTGTTGGCTGGATTCCAACCCTTGTAGGCTTATGTTTAACTAGTATCGTCTGCGGAATTTGTTTGGCCACCGTATTTCAACTAGCGCATGTCGTTGACGAAACTGAGTTTAAAACCCTGGTTGACGAACGTGTTGAGGCACAATGGATGATACATCAATTGCAATCTACGGCCAATTTTGCTACCGATAGCCCGGTGTTAACTTGGTTGCTTGGGGGATTGAATTTTCAAGTTGAGCACCATTTGTTTCCAAAGGTCAGTCACATTCACTATCCGAAAATTAACGAAATTGTTAAAGCGACTTGCCTAGAATATAATGTTAAGTATAATGAATATCCCACATTCTATGCTGCTTTCCAATCGCATATAAAAGTGATAAAAGCAATGTCGAAATAA
- a CDS encoding cold-shock protein translates to MQEGKIKFFNNTKGFGFITPNDGGDDLFVHSTGLRDDIRENDHVTYNVERGQKGLNATNVRIA, encoded by the coding sequence ATGCAAGAAGGAAAAATTAAATTCTTTAACAACACAAAAGGATTTGGATTTATTACACCAAATGATGGTGGAGATGATTTATTTGTACACAGTACAGGATTAAGAGACGATATTAGAGAAAATGACCACGTTACCTACAATGTTGAAAGAGGCCAAAAAGGTCTTAACGCAACGAACGTACGCATAGCATAA
- a CDS encoding SOS response-associated peptidase encodes MCYHTSHPDEKALRKEFKSLGVQYKRDEIFHVSGFARPFLPVTLNSSPEIIREARWKLIPFWVKNEADAAKYANTLNAESESIFEKASYKNYITKNRGLLYVNGFYEPHKVKGVKDTENYYIYHPDKKIFTLGVVYSDFTDQDTGETYPTFSIITTPANPLLGEIHNEKKRMPLIIGEKDRDAWLFADGKDEITDLMVPYNGELGSHQVYRVTGARGEDTNHPDIQKAI; translated from the coding sequence ATGTGCTATCACACTTCACATCCTGATGAAAAGGCTTTACGAAAAGAATTTAAATCGCTAGGTGTCCAATATAAGCGAGATGAAATTTTCCACGTATCGGGATTTGCTCGTCCATTCCTTCCTGTGACGCTAAATAGCTCCCCTGAAATTATCCGTGAGGCTCGATGGAAACTTATACCTTTTTGGGTGAAGAATGAAGCAGATGCCGCTAAATATGCCAATACTCTGAATGCAGAAAGCGAAAGCATATTCGAAAAGGCTAGCTATAAGAACTACATCACAAAGAACCGAGGATTGTTATACGTTAATGGATTCTATGAACCTCACAAAGTAAAGGGTGTGAAGGACACGGAAAATTACTATATCTACCATCCTGATAAGAAAATCTTTACTCTCGGTGTCGTTTATTCGGATTTTACCGACCAAGATACAGGCGAAACATATCCGACATTCTCCATTATTACAACTCCTGCAAATCCATTACTGGGAGAAATCCACAACGAAAAGAAAAGAATGCCTTTAATTATTGGAGAGAAAGATCGCGATGCATGGTTATTCGCTGACGGAAAAGACGAAATTACTGATCTTATGGTTCCCTACAATGGCGAACTAGGCTCACACCAAGTATACCGTGTCACTGGAGCGCGCGGCGAAGACACCAACCATCCTGATATTCAGAAAGCTATTTGA
- a CDS encoding CsbD family protein, translating into MDTLDLKGRWNVLKGKVKQEFADLTDDDLLYAEGKEDELYGRLQKKTGKTREEVQSWLNDLDKDV; encoded by the coding sequence ATGGATACTTTAGATTTAAAAGGTAGATGGAACGTTCTAAAAGGTAAAGTAAAGCAAGAATTTGCTGATTTAACAGACGACGATTTACTCTACGCCGAAGGTAAAGAAGACGAATTATATGGAAGGCTTCAGAAGAAGACCGGAAAAACTCGTGAAGAAGTTCAATCTTGGTTAAACGATTTAGATAAAGATGTTTAA
- a CDS encoding ferritin-like domain-containing protein: protein MATTTKTKTPETKIKAKADAAKDLQDLFEDGMKDIYWAEKELVKALPKMEKNASSKELKSAIASHLNETKEHVARLEKAFESIGVKAEAVKCDAMAGLLEEGEGIMEETEVGSVRDAGIIAASQKVEHYEIATYGTLAAFAKVLGHKEALKLLLSTLDEEKTCDEKLTSIADTNLNSKAE, encoded by the coding sequence ATGGCAACTACAACGAAAACCAAAACACCAGAAACAAAAATAAAGGCAAAAGCTGATGCCGCTAAAGATTTACAAGATTTATTCGAAGATGGAATGAAAGATATCTATTGGGCAGAGAAAGAGCTTGTAAAAGCGTTGCCTAAGATGGAAAAAAATGCATCTTCTAAAGAATTAAAATCAGCTATTGCATCCCATCTAAACGAAACGAAAGAACACGTCGCTAGATTAGAAAAAGCCTTCGAATCAATTGGGGTTAAAGCAGAAGCTGTTAAATGTGATGCAATGGCTGGTTTATTAGAAGAAGGCGAAGGAATTATGGAAGAAACCGAAGTTGGTTCTGTACGAGACGCTGGAATTATAGCGGCGTCGCAAAAGGTCGAACATTATGAAATTGCTACTTATGGTACTTTGGCAGCTTTCGCAAAGGTATTAGGTCATAAGGAAGCTTTGAAATTACTTTTGTCTACCTTAGATGAAGAAAAGACTTGCGACGAAAAGTTAACATCTATTGCTGATACAAACTTAAATTCCAAGGCTGAATAA
- a CDS encoding helix-turn-helix domain-containing protein, with protein MTPLIYAGLERPFRMAFTNRYQDPIVYTVCELLNVTQEEIASKSRLRKLSVARCLISYFLRRNTSMSLLEIGQIFGGRDHSTVIYQINQYKDLYATDKHFRSLADKIQSRLANLDQKRSKSRV; from the coding sequence ATGACCCCACTTATATACGCAGGACTAGAACGTCCATTTAGAATGGCTTTCACCAACAGATATCAAGACCCTATAGTCTACACTGTATGCGAACTGTTAAACGTCACACAGGAAGAAATAGCAAGCAAATCGAGACTTCGAAAGCTGTCAGTAGCTAGGTGCCTTATCTCCTATTTTCTAAGACGCAATACTTCAATGTCATTGCTTGAGATCGGTCAAATATTCGGCGGTCGCGATCATAGCACTGTAATCTATCAGATTAATCAGTATAAAGACTTGTACGCTACTGATAAGCATTTCAGAAGCTTAGCGGATAAGATACAATCTAGGTTAGCTAACCTTGACCAAAAACGGTCAAAATCCCGAGTATGA
- a CDS encoding DNA cytosine methyltransferase, which yields MINAFILQHKPFVPQIVKNPEAIRYIVVDLFCGAGGTTTGFAKAKDKDGNQIAIVAACVNHDHKAIRSHWENHPEVYHFEEDIRTLHLDPLVEIVKTYRKLYPNAKVVLWASLECTNFSKAKGGQSRDADSRTLADHLDRYVIALNPDYIQIENVVEFMSWGPLNEHGKPLSMKSGIDWMRWREHIKSFGYRDDWRELNSADFGAYTSRNRLFGCFTKNGLPIVWPEPTHSKTGSNKTNLFGSDLKKWNAVKDLLDFEDEGESIFGRKKPLVENSLKRIYAGLIKEVAGGKASFVVKYNSMNQHGKVAAQSIDSPLPTIACQGRLALAQTSFITKYFSGRPMNKIASVNSPLATITTAANQALVNVEPFVLTSSYKGVSKSVDEPVPTILASRKHHYLINPCFLTKYYGNEKGCESINDPLDTIPTKDRFSLVQAHWLDKQYSGEHNHQSIDQPAGTILTSDKHALMTAKGFIYNPSHGGHTMHIEQPCPTIIARQDKAPLYFIQYSIDQSVRIEIYQDDSETMVKIKEFMAMYGISDIRMRMLKVSELKLIQGFPADYKLYGNQSDQKKFIGNSVVPHVVRAWAECQGEVLLKMVA from the coding sequence ATGATCAACGCATTCATATTACAACATAAACCATTCGTCCCTCAGATAGTAAAGAATCCAGAAGCAATACGCTATATAGTAGTCGATCTATTTTGCGGAGCTGGAGGTACAACAACTGGATTTGCAAAAGCAAAGGATAAAGATGGAAATCAAATCGCCATTGTTGCAGCTTGTGTCAACCATGATCACAAAGCAATCCGTAGTCACTGGGAAAACCATCCCGAAGTATACCACTTCGAGGAGGATATCAGAACGCTTCACCTCGATCCTTTAGTAGAAATTGTCAAAACATACAGAAAGCTTTACCCCAACGCAAAAGTAGTTCTTTGGGCTTCTTTGGAATGCACGAATTTCAGTAAGGCTAAAGGTGGTCAATCTCGGGATGCTGATTCGAGGACATTAGCAGACCACTTGGACAGATATGTTATTGCTCTAAATCCTGATTACATTCAGATTGAAAACGTGGTAGAGTTTATGTCATGGGGTCCGCTTAATGAACATGGAAAGCCATTGAGCATGAAATCGGGAATTGATTGGATGCGATGGAGAGAGCATATTAAATCATTCGGTTACCGTGATGATTGGCGAGAACTAAATTCAGCTGATTTTGGAGCTTACACTTCCCGAAATAGATTGTTTGGTTGCTTTACCAAGAATGGATTGCCTATTGTTTGGCCAGAGCCTACACATTCCAAAACAGGATCAAATAAAACCAATCTATTTGGAAGCGATTTGAAGAAATGGAATGCAGTTAAGGATCTATTGGATTTTGAGGATGAAGGCGAAAGTATTTTCGGACGCAAAAAACCATTGGTTGAGAACTCCCTCAAACGTATTTATGCAGGATTAATCAAAGAAGTGGCTGGAGGTAAAGCTTCTTTTGTAGTAAAATACAACTCTATGAACCAGCACGGAAAGGTTGCTGCTCAATCAATAGATAGTCCATTACCAACAATAGCCTGCCAGGGAAGACTAGCTTTGGCTCAGACCTCATTCATTACTAAGTACTTTTCAGGTAGACCAATGAATAAGATAGCATCAGTCAATAGTCCGTTAGCGACAATTACTACCGCTGCTAATCAAGCATTGGTAAATGTTGAACCATTTGTATTAACATCTTCCTATAAAGGTGTATCTAAGTCGGTTGATGAACCCGTACCAACAATTTTGGCAAGTCGAAAACATCACTACTTGATCAATCCTTGTTTCTTGACTAAATACTACGGTAACGAAAAAGGTTGTGAATCAATCAACGATCCATTGGATACCATCCCTACAAAGGATCGATTTTCTTTGGTTCAGGCTCATTGGCTAGATAAGCAGTATTCAGGCGAACATAATCATCAGTCAATCGATCAGCCAGCAGGCACAATTTTAACATCGGATAAGCATGCATTGATGACTGCAAAAGGGTTTATATACAATCCTTCACATGGTGGTCATACAATGCATATTGAGCAACCTTGCCCAACAATCATTGCACGTCAAGACAAAGCTCCACTATACTTTATCCAGTATTCAATCGATCAGTCAGTTAGAATTGAAATCTATCAAGATGATTCTGAAACCATGGTCAAGATCAAGGAATTTATGGCGATGTATGGGATATCAGATATCCGTATGAGAATGCTGAAAGTTTCAGAGTTGAAACTAATTCAGGGGTTTCCAGCGGATTACAAATTGTACGGAAATCAATCAGATCAAAAGAAATTTATTGGCAACAGTGTAGTTCCTCATGTAGTACGTGCTTGGGCTGAATGCCAAGGTGAGGTACTTTTAAAAATGGTAGCATAA